In Calothrix sp. PCC 7507, one DNA window encodes the following:
- the folE gene encoding GTP cyclohydrolase I FolE — protein sequence MTLSISPDMNSVAQVVSSLSTQQSPTVTEAEMVQAVRTLLLGLGENPDREGLKDTPKRVVKALKFLTKGYNESLDELLNGAVFTEDANEMVLIRDIDIFSSCEHHILPIIGRAHVAYIPNGKVIGLSKIARVCEMYARRLQVQERLTLQIADALQGLLKPQGVAVVVEATHMCMVMRGVQKPGSWTVTSAMRGIFAEDARTREEFMNLIRHKSNFR from the coding sequence ATGACTTTATCGATTAGTCCCGATATGAATTCTGTTGCTCAAGTAGTTTCATCTTTATCTACTCAGCAGTCACCAACGGTAACGGAAGCAGAAATGGTGCAGGCTGTACGTACGTTGCTGCTTGGATTGGGAGAAAATCCTGACCGTGAAGGGCTAAAAGATACACCTAAGCGAGTTGTCAAAGCTTTAAAGTTTCTGACTAAGGGATATAACGAATCCCTAGATGAACTGCTAAATGGAGCAGTTTTTACAGAAGATGCCAACGAAATGGTATTGATTCGGGACATTGATATTTTCAGTTCCTGTGAGCATCATATCTTACCAATTATTGGTCGTGCTCATGTTGCATATATTCCCAATGGGAAGGTGATTGGTTTATCTAAAATTGCTAGGGTTTGTGAAATGTATGCACGACGCTTGCAAGTGCAAGAACGTCTGACTCTGCAAATTGCTGATGCGCTGCAAGGGTTACTCAAACCCCAAGGGGTAGCAGTAGTGGTGGAAGCAACTCACATGTGTATGGTGATGCGAGGTGTACAAAAACCAGGTTCTTGGACTGTCACCAGTGCTATGCGCGGTATATTTGCAGAGGATGCACGAACCCGCGAAGAGTTTATGAATTTAATCCGACACAAATCTAATTTTCGTTAG
- a CDS encoding DUF1501 domain-containing protein, with translation MNRRNFLIQAGMFSASAIATLSSNAWVARSATQKSNQQRLIVIFLRGAVDGLNIVVPYSETAYYQARRRIAIPQPGKDGGVLDLDGRFGLHPALSSLIPLWQQGNLAFIHACGSPDQTRSHFDAQYYMESGIPGKQNTADGWMNRLLGVMSNNTPIQAVSLGVTTPHILSGRMPVANVALGRDAKSSLDRPQVGAAFDRLYSGKDELSQTYREGRISRQVLMSDLDSEMKMANNGAPLPNTFAGNAQKLAKLMVKDPRIELGFMALGGWDTHINQGGSQGSLANNLRKLGDGLTALVTGLGSVYANTVIVVMSEFGRTVNENNNGGTDHGHGNVMWVLGGKVRGGKVYGKWPGLSTAQLYQGRDLAITTDFRDVISAVLERHLNLNTAKINRVLPSYTPTQQLTLI, from the coding sequence ATGAACAGACGCAACTTTCTCATTCAAGCTGGCATGTTTTCAGCTTCGGCGATCGCCACTCTCAGCAGCAATGCTTGGGTTGCTAGATCCGCCACCCAAAAAAGTAATCAGCAGCGTTTGATTGTCATCTTCCTGCGCGGCGCAGTGGACGGCTTAAATATAGTAGTTCCCTACTCAGAGACAGCTTACTATCAAGCACGACGGAGAATTGCCATTCCCCAACCAGGCAAAGACGGGGGAGTCTTAGATTTAGATGGACGTTTTGGATTACATCCAGCCTTATCCTCCCTCATCCCCCTATGGCAGCAAGGCAACCTAGCATTTATCCATGCTTGTGGTTCTCCTGATCAGACTCGCTCCCACTTCGATGCTCAATATTACATGGAAAGCGGTATCCCTGGTAAACAAAATACTGCCGATGGTTGGATGAATCGTTTACTAGGTGTGATGTCTAACAATACACCCATTCAAGCAGTGAGTTTAGGTGTAACGACACCGCATATTTTATCTGGTCGGATGCCAGTAGCTAATGTAGCATTAGGTAGAGATGCCAAAAGTTCTCTAGATCGTCCACAAGTTGGAGCCGCATTTGATCGACTCTACAGCGGTAAAGATGAACTAAGTCAAACTTATCGTGAAGGACGAATATCACGTCAGGTTTTAATGAGTGACCTGGATAGCGAAATGAAAATGGCCAATAATGGTGCGCCTTTACCCAACACCTTTGCTGGTAATGCCCAAAAACTTGCAAAACTCATGGTCAAAGACCCTAGAATTGAGCTAGGATTTATGGCTTTGGGTGGTTGGGATACCCATATCAATCAGGGTGGAAGCCAGGGAAGTTTAGCTAATAATTTAAGGAAGTTGGGTGATGGTTTAACTGCTTTGGTGACAGGTTTAGGGTCTGTTTATGCCAACACAGTAATTGTGGTCATGTCCGAATTTGGTCGCACAGTCAACGAAAATAATAACGGTGGTACCGATCACGGACACGGAAATGTCATGTGGGTATTGGGTGGTAAAGTTCGCGGTGGTAAAGTTTACGGAAAATGGCCTGGTTTATCGACAGCGCAACTTTACCAAGGGAGAGACTTAGCAATCACCACCGATTTTCGGGATGTGATTTCTGCGGTGTTAGAACGCCATCTGAATCTCAACACAGCCAAAATCAATCGAGTTTTGCCAAGTTACACCCCAACTCAACAATTAACATTGATTTAA
- a CDS encoding DUF1800 domain-containing protein → MIVQPKFWVLSLLILVGGIDPSSAAPASVDPKVIHVINRLSFGPRPGDMQRVKSMGVDRYIKEQLSPDTISEPQSLTSQISQLETLRLNTVEISQYIRPQPKPSREEKKAAQKKIDQIFQEAVQARLFRSAASPRQLQEVMVDFWYNHFNVYSEKGRDRYLVGAYEQEAIRPYALGRFRDLLGATAHHPAMLVYLDNWQNQVNNRPNAKGKLQTVNENYARELMELHTLGVKGGYSQQDVIALARIFTGWGLSRLNQQTNGSSLFYFDPKRHDLSDKVFLGHTIKGSGEAEGEAALDILARSPATARHISYKLAQYFISDRPPDALVKRLTQKFIATDGNIRTVLDTLFHSPEFWDAKNFNTKFKTPLQYAISAVRATGVEVKNTRPISQILTNLEMPLYGCRTPDGYKNTEDTWLNPEAINRRLNFATAIASGRVPLAEIPNNQNKNNQISPTQPVDALQLANTLGNFFSAKTQSAIASSPPNLHAALILGSPEFMRR, encoded by the coding sequence ATGATTGTGCAACCTAAATTCTGGGTATTATCGCTGTTGATATTAGTGGGAGGAATTGACCCTAGTAGTGCAGCTCCCGCATCTGTTGACCCAAAAGTAATACATGTCATTAATCGCCTGAGTTTTGGGCCTCGCCCCGGAGATATGCAACGGGTGAAGTCTATGGGTGTAGACCGCTACATCAAAGAGCAACTTTCGCCAGATACCATCTCGGAGCCGCAAAGTCTGACTAGCCAAATTTCACAGCTAGAAACTCTCCGGCTAAATACGGTAGAAATCTCACAATATATTAGACCTCAGCCAAAACCAAGCCGAGAAGAAAAAAAAGCTGCCCAAAAGAAAATTGATCAGATTTTTCAAGAGGCTGTCCAAGCAAGGTTATTCAGAAGCGCTGCTAGTCCTCGACAACTCCAAGAGGTGATGGTGGACTTTTGGTATAACCACTTCAACGTTTATTCAGAGAAAGGACGCGATCGCTATTTGGTAGGAGCCTATGAACAAGAAGCGATTAGACCCTATGCCCTAGGTCGCTTTCGTGACTTATTGGGAGCAACCGCCCACCATCCAGCCATGCTGGTTTATTTAGATAACTGGCAAAATCAAGTTAACAATCGACCCAACGCCAAGGGAAAATTACAAACTGTCAATGAAAACTACGCCCGTGAGTTGATGGAATTACACACTCTGGGTGTCAAAGGAGGCTACAGCCAGCAAGATGTCATTGCGTTAGCACGGATTTTCACTGGTTGGGGATTAAGTCGTCTCAATCAGCAGACAAATGGTAGTTCCTTATTTTACTTCGACCCAAAACGTCATGATTTGAGCGACAAAGTTTTCCTAGGACATACCATCAAAGGTAGTGGTGAAGCAGAAGGAGAAGCAGCCCTAGATATTTTGGCACGCAGTCCGGCTACAGCGCGTCATATTAGCTACAAATTAGCCCAGTACTTCATCAGCGATCGCCCACCGGATGCTTTGGTCAAACGTCTCACCCAGAAGTTTATCGCCACTGATGGCAATATTCGTACTGTCCTTGATACTTTATTTCACAGTCCTGAGTTTTGGGACGCGAAAAATTTTAATACCAAATTTAAAACACCACTACAATACGCAATTTCGGCAGTACGGGCTACAGGTGTTGAGGTGAAAAATACCAGACCAATATCCCAAATTCTCACAAATTTGGAAATGCCCCTCTACGGTTGTCGCACTCCAGATGGTTATAAAAACACAGAAGATACATGGTTAAATCCTGAAGCCATAAACCGCCGCCTCAACTTTGCCACAGCGATCGCTTCTGGACGTGTACCCCTAGCGGAAATCCCCAATAACCAAAATAAAAATAACCAAATCAGTCCAACTCAGCCTGTGGATGCTTTACAGCTAGCGAATACACTAGGTAATTTCTTTTCAGCTAAAACCCAAAGTGCGATCGCCTCCAGCCCCCCCAATCTCCATGCAGCATTAATCTTGGGTAGTCCAGAATTTATGCGGCGTTAG
- a CDS encoding Spy/CpxP family protein refolding chaperone codes for MFLRRVAIAATIVIVFGCANIFAQPALSPLQVLAQTPPTNSPQKPQRQTGWLKDLNLTREQTEKIKNIRNQSKNQIVQKREPVRRVQLELRDLLAGKAPKEKVSEKYNQLKLLKQQLADVQFENTLAIREILTPEQRQKFAERMYKQ; via the coding sequence ATGTTTCTACGTCGTGTGGCGATCGCTGCAACTATAGTTATTGTCTTCGGTTGTGCTAACATCTTTGCCCAGCCTGCACTGTCACCTCTCCAGGTTTTAGCCCAAACTCCCCCAACAAATTCACCTCAAAAGCCCCAGCGTCAAACAGGGTGGCTCAAGGATTTGAATCTGACACGTGAGCAAACGGAAAAGATTAAAAATATTCGTAATCAATCTAAAAACCAAATAGTACAAAAGAGAGAGCCTGTACGTCGAGTTCAGCTAGAATTACGCGACCTATTGGCGGGGAAAGCCCCTAAGGAAAAGGTCAGCGAGAAATATAATCAACTCAAGTTACTCAAACAACAACTCGCCGATGTCCAGTTTGAAAATACCTTGGCTATTCGGGAAATCTTAACTCCAGAGCAGCGACAGAAGTTTGCCGAGCGGATGTACAAACAATAA
- a CDS encoding sigma-70 family RNA polymerase sigma factor, giving the protein MVQQCLQGDTHSYGQLYRRHQQRVRSILYQLCEPSSLDDLVQEVFLRAWKGLPKFRQTAKFSTWLYRIAWNLATDQRQASVQRRNQLQSLTEKSSTQQQALDLMDLHYQDLVQRGLANLSFDHRTILVLHDLEEVPQKEVAEILDIPLGTVKSRLFHARAGMRQFLQQQGVQL; this is encoded by the coding sequence TTGGTACAGCAGTGCTTGCAAGGTGATACCCACAGCTACGGACAGCTTTACCGTCGCCATCAACAACGTGTGAGATCCATCCTCTATCAACTGTGTGAACCATCCAGCTTAGATGATTTAGTGCAGGAGGTATTTTTGCGAGCTTGGAAAGGATTACCCAAGTTTCGCCAAACGGCCAAATTCTCTACCTGGCTCTACCGCATTGCTTGGAACTTGGCGACTGATCAACGACAGGCGTCTGTGCAAAGGCGAAATCAATTACAAAGCCTGACTGAAAAGTCTTCTACCCAACAGCAAGCGCTAGATCTGATGGATTTGCATTATCAAGACTTAGTGCAGCGGGGACTAGCAAACTTAAGCTTTGACCATCGGACGATACTGGTTTTGCATGACTTAGAAGAAGTACCTCAAAAAGAGGTTGCAGAAATCTTAGATATTCCTTTAGGAACCGTCAAGTCACGCCTATTCCACGCTCGTGCTGGTATGCGTCAATTTCTCCAGCAACAAGGAGTGCAGCTATGA